The Pontibacillus halophilus JSM 076056 = DSM 19796 genome has a segment encoding these proteins:
- a CDS encoding HAD-IIB family hydrolase, which yields MNTVEARPYPFPPTPTYSIFSDLDETFYIHNKQERCYSSIQSFEETMHTLALTQGALFGLVTGSSLESVLEKLSIGGYRYAPHFIGCDLGTRLYWVKEDGTLEEDLGFKELLAHFSFDDSLIEQIKRELAHQQIVLTEQTQLGSSPYKKNFYYFKEHDELDKERLMIIRSVAKRHGIHCNINRCNPLAGDPEDAYDVDFIPLHTGKDSIVNYVNQKYRIPYVNSFAFGDSGNDLTMLTAVKHGYLVRNATEESKDAHSKVTPYPYIEGITYILRNQFDL from the coding sequence TTGAATACTGTTGAAGCACGGCCGTACCCTTTTCCTCCTACCCCAACTTACAGCATATTCTCAGATTTAGATGAAACGTTTTACATTCATAACAAACAAGAGCGCTGTTACTCTTCTATACAATCCTTCGAAGAGACAATGCATACGTTAGCCTTAACACAAGGAGCCCTATTTGGTCTCGTTACAGGAAGTAGCTTGGAATCAGTCCTTGAGAAGCTTTCAATAGGAGGCTATCGCTACGCTCCCCACTTCATTGGTTGTGATTTAGGAACGAGGCTATATTGGGTTAAAGAAGACGGAACATTAGAAGAGGACCTGGGCTTTAAGGAATTGCTAGCACACTTTTCATTTGATGATTCCTTAATCGAACAAATCAAGAGAGAACTAGCACACCAACAAATTGTTCTGACTGAACAAACTCAGTTAGGTTCATCTCCTTACAAGAAGAACTTCTATTACTTCAAAGAACATGATGAATTAGACAAAGAGCGTTTAATGATCATTCGATCGGTAGCGAAGCGACATGGAATCCACTGCAATATCAATCGGTGCAACCCGCTTGCAGGCGACCCAGAAGATGCTTATGATGTCGATTTCATCCCGCTACATACTGGGAAAGATTCAATTGTGAATTATGTGAATCAGAAGTACCGTATCCCCTATGTGAATAGCTTTGCATTTGGAGATAGCGGGAATGATTTAACGATGTTAACAGCTGTCAAACACGGGTATTTAGTAAGAAATGCTACAGAAGAATCTAAGGATGCTCACTCTAAAGTTACCCCATACCCTTATATAGAAGGAATTACCTACATCTTGCGTAACCAATTTGACCTTTAA
- a CDS encoding carbohydrate ABC transporter permease, giving the protein MRKVSKEKRREQRAGFLLVAPSLALILVIAIWPVIQSFYFSLHDYQLSDPTKSTIHHSYTFDLERYLNNEPFILSAIDQQQDVPNEALESLTGVKQQLVDLDQQLRDIPEIEANYETMNEMLMNFEVPSDEMKYITINREFGRTYETTIEEINEEMDLLTEHYELQQEDKLTGLTDALTESIIEPNFIGLSHYENQLTNIRMWQALWNTIVFTVISVGFELVIGLAIALLINKAFFGRGIVRASILIPWAIPTAVSALMWKYLYDGQNGIVAKYFSDIGLIERMSTLLTTDTGAMFAVIFSDVWKTTPYMALLLLAGLQTIPNGLYEAASIDGANKWRQFWHITLPLLKSSLLVALLFRTLDAFRVFDLIFVLTGGGPANSTETISVMAYKFMFSQTNFGEGSALAVIVFICVAIISAIYIKFLGSDLLTDDVKK; this is encoded by the coding sequence ATGAGAAAGGTGAGCAAAGAAAAGCGTAGGGAACAACGAGCAGGGTTCTTACTTGTCGCACCATCATTGGCATTAATTCTAGTAATTGCAATATGGCCGGTCATCCAGTCCTTTTATTTTAGTCTACATGATTACCAACTGAGTGATCCGACGAAATCAACGATTCATCACTCGTATACATTTGATTTAGAAAGATACTTAAATAATGAACCATTTATCTTATCAGCAATTGACCAACAACAAGATGTTCCGAACGAAGCTTTAGAATCGTTAACAGGAGTTAAACAACAATTGGTCGATTTGGATCAGCAGCTAAGAGATATTCCTGAAATAGAAGCAAACTATGAAACAATGAATGAAATGCTCATGAACTTTGAGGTTCCTAGTGATGAGATGAAATACATTACAATTAATCGAGAGTTTGGTCGTACATATGAAACGACCATTGAGGAAATCAATGAAGAAATGGACCTCTTAACAGAACATTATGAACTACAACAAGAAGACAAATTAACAGGTCTCACCGATGCCTTAACGGAGAGTATTATCGAGCCTAACTTTATTGGTTTATCACACTATGAGAATCAATTAACAAACATTAGAATGTGGCAAGCGTTGTGGAATACGATTGTCTTCACCGTTATTTCAGTAGGATTTGAGTTAGTTATTGGACTTGCCATCGCTTTATTAATCAATAAGGCCTTCTTTGGTAGAGGGATCGTACGAGCGTCTATCCTTATCCCTTGGGCAATCCCAACTGCGGTTTCAGCACTTATGTGGAAATATTTATATGATGGTCAGAATGGGATTGTAGCGAAATACTTCTCTGACATCGGTTTAATCGAACGGATGTCCACGTTACTTACAACAGATACAGGTGCTATGTTTGCTGTAATCTTCTCAGATGTATGGAAAACGACACCGTATATGGCGCTTCTATTATTAGCAGGCTTACAGACAATACCAAATGGGTTATACGAAGCTGCATCAATTGATGGGGCAAATAAATGGAGACAGTTCTGGCATATTACCTTGCCGCTGTTAAAATCTAGCTTACTAGTCGCGTTGCTATTTCGTACGTTAGATGCATTTCGTGTGTTCGATTTAATCTTTGTCCTTACGGGTGGAGGTCCTGCTAATTCGACTGAAACTATTTCGGTTATGGCCTATAAATTTATGTTCTCCCAAACGAATTTCGGAGAGGGCTCTGCTCTAGCTGTCATAGTCTTTATATGTGTCGCCATTATTTCTGCCATCTACATTAAGTTCCTAGGTTCTGATTTATTGACAGATGATGTGAAGAAATAG
- a CDS encoding carbohydrate ABC transporter permease has protein sequence MKQKAGISFYIFLVVFVFLIMFPFLWVLLSSVKPLSELFGEEAFNWFTSNPTFESYVSVFVNYPFLNYLWNSFVVASITTIYTVFVAAFAAYAIARLQFRGKVFILSLVLSVSMFPQIATISPIYIFLKNIGLTNSYLGLIVPYTTFALPLSIWLLVAFFRKIPFDLEESARMDGASMMQTYYKIILPLALPGIFTTSILVFIAAWNEFLFALTINTAESHKTVPVGIGMFQGQYTIPWGEITAATVIVTVPLVIMVLIFQRRIVSGLTSGAVKE, from the coding sequence ATGAAGCAAAAAGCAGGGATCAGCTTTTATATCTTTCTCGTCGTGTTCGTCTTTCTCATCATGTTTCCTTTCCTATGGGTCTTATTAAGTTCCGTAAAGCCTCTATCAGAATTATTCGGGGAAGAGGCATTCAATTGGTTTACAAGCAACCCAACGTTCGAAAGTTATGTATCCGTATTTGTAAACTATCCGTTTCTTAACTATTTATGGAACAGTTTCGTAGTAGCTTCTATTACGACGATATACACCGTTTTCGTTGCAGCATTTGCAGCATACGCCATTGCTCGACTCCAGTTTAGAGGGAAAGTGTTTATTTTAAGTCTTGTCTTATCGGTTTCGATGTTTCCACAAATCGCAACCATCTCGCCAATCTATATCTTCTTGAAGAATATAGGTTTAACGAACAGTTATTTGGGATTAATCGTTCCTTATACAACCTTCGCGTTACCGTTATCCATTTGGTTGCTCGTTGCTTTCTTTAGGAAGATTCCATTCGATTTAGAAGAATCAGCAAGAATGGATGGGGCTTCGATGATGCAGACGTATTACAAGATTATCTTGCCACTTGCCTTACCAGGAATCTTCACAACTTCCATCCTTGTCTTTATCGCAGCTTGGAATGAGTTCTTATTCGCATTAACCATCAATACTGCAGAGAGTCATAAGACGGTGCCAGTAGGCATTGGGATGTTTCAAGGGCAATATACCATCCCATGGGGAGAGATAACAGCGGCGACTGTTATCGTAACGGTACCATTGGTCATTATGGTTCTGATTTTCCAACGACGAATCGTATCCGGTCTAACTTCTGGTGCAGTTAAAGAGTAG